In Anaeromyxobacter diazotrophicus, a genomic segment contains:
- a CDS encoding amino acid adenylation domain-containing protein: MARAPEAVAVVAPERGDPDAPTERLAYAALDARANRLAHHLRRRGVRAGEVVAVCLPRGAELVVAVLAALKAGAAYLPVDPTVPRERLGHVLGDARAALVVTDAATAGRLPGGAPRLLVDAEAEEIARQPAGAPGRATAPEDVAYLVYTSGSTGKPKGTVVRHRNLVNAYLGWEQAYRLPELTAHLQMASCGFDVFTGDLARALGSGAKLVLCPREHLLDPARLVALLRAEAIDAAEFVPAVLRSVMQHLAAAGERLAGLKLVVCGSDVWQVGEYRALARLCDPGARVVNSFGLTETTIDSSWFEDRDVALPDERTVPIGRPFANTRLYVLDPAMEPVPVGVAGELYVGGAGVAAGYLHRPELTAERFLPDPFAAESDARLYRTGDRARFLPSGDVEFLGRLDQQVKIRGARVELGEVEAVLRQHPALRDAIVVAAVPPGASRGQPVLAAYVVADAGGPGVAALRAFLQERLPDVMIPAAFVALPALPLTPSGKLDRRGLPPPDWASAELRGRYEPPRTPAEQLLASIWSELLGVERVGRNDGFFDVGGHSLLATQLVSRVRRALGVELPLRAVFETPGLADLAEAIDRLRRAAGGVPVEPIPVVPRAGPLPLSFAQQRLWFLEQLNPGGAAYHIPEVTRVRGVLELALLAQSVAAVIARHEALRTVFPAEGGEPRQVILPSLEVPVPVVDLRARPAEEREREARRLAEEAVRRPFDLAHGPLLRALVVRLADDDQLLVLCTHHIVGDEWSGRVVGRELIAVYEALQAGRAPELPPVPLQYADYAAWQRGWLRGEVLEAQLGWWKRALSPAPPALELPGDRPRPAVQGFRGGCVPFALPADVSERLRALGAREGATPFMAALAAFAVLLHRWSGQEDVCVGTPIANRGRAELEGLVGLLVNTLALRADLSGEPSFREVLRRVREAALGAYAHQDVPFEMVVDAVRPGRSLGHSPLFQVMFVFQSARERAGAAGGLDCSALDVHTGSAKFDLTLFAVDEPDGLKGMFEYDSDLFDAATVARMAEHLQVLTAALVADPDAPVGRAALVPEAERRQVVEGWNATAAPYPRDACAQALVERHAAAAPDAIAVRGSAATLTYGELDRRADQLARRLQRQGVGPGQLVGVCMERAPELLVALLGVWKAGGAYVPLDPGYPRERLAYMLEDAAAPVVLTQGRLAARVAGAGRTVLCLDDEAAALAAEPTGRPACAAVPEDPAYVIYTSGSTGRPKGAVIPHRALVNYLVHCLRCYPLEGGEGAPVQSSISFDLTVTSLFGPLAAGRTVHLVPEAEGIGALADVLVQGRDLSLVKITPAHLAVLAEQVGANRAAGRTRAFIIGGENLLPEHVAFWRRHAPDTALVNEYGPTETTVGCAVYWTPSAGELPPRPVPIGKPIQNTRLYVLDRHLQPAPIGVPGELFIAGAGVGLGYWRRPELTAERFLPDPFHPGERMYRSGDRARWLPDGNLECLGRLDDQVKLRGFRVELGDVEAALAEHASVRSAVAAVKEDGAARRLVAYVVPAQGAELDEAALRAHLAARLPPYMIPAAFVRLAELPLSANGKVDRTALPAPAAAPARRGRAPATPAEVALARIWAEVLNVPEIGVDDDFFALGGDSILSIQIVARAREAGLHLTPRQVFETPTVAGLAATAGTAAVPAAEQGPVVGPIALGPIQRWFLEREPDEPHHFNQSLLFESAVPLARAPLAAALRDLAEHHDALRLRLERTADGWRQRCAPPGEDDAPLRWEDLSALAEAEVRPAIERISAEVQRSLDLARGPIVRATYLDLGPARPGRLLLVVHHLAVDGVSWRFLLEDLERAYQARAAGEVPHLPRKTSAYRDWTAALGRLAASGALDGELAYWEALPPGAPLPVDLGGGTATEEDAASVEVELTPDETRALLQEAPAALGAGVEELLLAAVAHALAGWTGSPVVRLDLEGHGREELPEPLDPSRTVGWFTALYPVAFDLSAAGDVRQALGLVQAALRRVPGHGVGFGVLRYLAPDPAVRARLAAAGPAQVAVDYLGQVDGALTGGPLRPAAEDRGPERSPRTRRLHLVEVDAAVSGGALRVAWSYAPSTHRGETIAAVAAAFLRALRDLAAAARAAPGRPDGSAFGWSPAEVDRILGELAEAEEG, from the coding sequence GTGGCGCGGGCGCCCGAGGCGGTGGCGGTGGTGGCCCCGGAGCGGGGCGACCCCGACGCACCGACGGAGCGGCTCGCCTACGCCGCGCTCGACGCGCGCGCGAACCGGCTCGCCCACCACCTGCGCCGGCGCGGCGTGCGAGCCGGCGAGGTGGTCGCGGTCTGCCTGCCGCGCGGCGCGGAGCTGGTGGTGGCGGTGCTGGCGGCGCTCAAGGCTGGCGCCGCCTACCTCCCGGTCGACCCGACCGTGCCGCGCGAGCGGCTCGGGCACGTGCTCGGCGACGCGCGCGCCGCGCTGGTGGTGACGGACGCCGCCACCGCCGGCCGGCTCCCCGGCGGCGCGCCGCGGCTGCTCGTCGACGCCGAGGCGGAGGAGATCGCGCGCCAGCCGGCCGGTGCCCCCGGGCGCGCCACCGCGCCGGAGGACGTCGCTTACCTCGTCTACACCTCGGGGTCGACCGGCAAGCCGAAGGGGACGGTGGTGCGCCACCGGAACCTCGTGAACGCCTACCTCGGGTGGGAGCAGGCGTACCGCCTCCCCGAGCTGACCGCGCACCTCCAGATGGCGAGCTGCGGCTTCGACGTCTTCACCGGCGACCTGGCGCGCGCGCTCGGCTCCGGCGCAAAGCTCGTCCTCTGCCCCCGCGAGCACCTGCTCGACCCCGCGCGCCTGGTGGCGCTCCTGCGCGCCGAGGCCATCGACGCGGCCGAGTTCGTCCCGGCCGTGCTGCGGAGCGTGATGCAGCACCTGGCCGCCGCCGGCGAGCGCCTCGCTGGCCTCAAGCTCGTCGTGTGCGGCTCCGACGTCTGGCAGGTGGGCGAGTACAGGGCGCTGGCGCGCCTGTGCGATCCCGGCGCGCGCGTCGTGAACTCGTTCGGCCTCACCGAGACCACCATCGACAGCTCGTGGTTCGAAGACCGCGACGTCGCGCTCCCCGACGAGCGCACCGTCCCCATCGGCCGCCCGTTCGCCAACACGCGCCTCTACGTGCTCGACCCTGCCATGGAGCCGGTGCCGGTCGGCGTCGCGGGCGAGCTGTACGTGGGAGGCGCGGGCGTCGCCGCCGGGTACCTCCACCGGCCGGAGCTGACCGCGGAGCGCTTCCTCCCGGACCCCTTCGCCGCCGAGTCTGACGCGCGCCTCTACCGCACCGGGGACCGCGCGCGCTTCCTGCCCTCGGGCGACGTCGAGTTCCTGGGCCGGCTCGACCAGCAGGTGAAGATCCGCGGCGCCCGGGTCGAGCTGGGCGAAGTGGAGGCGGTGCTGCGCCAGCACCCCGCCCTGCGCGACGCGATCGTCGTGGCCGCCGTGCCGCCCGGCGCGTCGCGAGGCCAGCCGGTGCTCGCCGCCTACGTGGTGGCCGACGCCGGCGGCCCGGGCGTCGCAGCGCTGCGTGCCTTCCTTCAGGAGCGGCTCCCCGACGTCATGATCCCGGCCGCCTTCGTGGCGCTGCCGGCCCTGCCGCTCACGCCGAGCGGGAAGCTCGACCGCCGCGGACTGCCGCCGCCGGACTGGGCCTCGGCCGAGCTGCGCGGCCGCTACGAGCCGCCGCGCACGCCGGCCGAGCAGCTGCTGGCGTCCATCTGGTCGGAGCTGCTGGGCGTCGAGCGGGTCGGGCGCAACGACGGGTTCTTCGACGTGGGCGGCCACTCGCTGCTCGCCACGCAGCTCGTGTCGCGGGTGCGGCGCGCGCTGGGGGTCGAGCTGCCGCTGCGGGCCGTCTTCGAGACGCCGGGCCTCGCCGACCTGGCCGAGGCGATCGACCGCCTGCGGCGCGCCGCCGGCGGCGTGCCGGTCGAGCCCATCCCGGTCGTGCCGCGGGCCGGCCCGCTGCCGCTCTCGTTCGCCCAGCAGCGCCTGTGGTTCCTGGAGCAGCTCAACCCCGGCGGCGCCGCCTACCACATTCCCGAGGTGACCCGCGTCCGCGGCGTGCTCGAGCTGGCGCTCCTCGCGCAGAGCGTGGCCGCGGTGATCGCGCGGCACGAGGCGCTGCGCACCGTGTTCCCGGCCGAGGGCGGCGAGCCGCGGCAGGTGATCCTGCCGTCCCTCGAGGTCCCCGTGCCCGTGGTCGACCTGCGCGCGCGGCCCGCCGAGGAGCGCGAGCGCGAGGCGCGGCGCCTGGCCGAGGAGGCGGTGCGCCGCCCGTTCGACCTCGCGCACGGCCCGCTCCTGCGCGCGCTGGTGGTGCGCCTCGCCGACGACGACCAGCTGCTCGTGCTGTGCACGCACCACATCGTGGGCGACGAGTGGTCGGGCCGCGTGGTCGGGCGCGAGCTCATCGCGGTGTACGAGGCGCTCCAGGCGGGTCGCGCGCCGGAGCTGCCGCCCGTCCCCTTGCAGTACGCAGACTACGCCGCCTGGCAGCGCGGCTGGCTCAGGGGCGAGGTGCTCGAGGCCCAGCTCGGCTGGTGGAAGCGGGCGCTCTCCCCGGCGCCGCCGGCGCTGGAGCTCCCCGGCGACCGGCCGCGGCCGGCGGTGCAGGGCTTCCGGGGCGGGTGCGTCCCGTTCGCGCTCCCCGCCGACGTCAGCGAGCGGCTCCGCGCGCTCGGCGCCCGCGAGGGGGCGACGCCGTTCATGGCGGCGCTGGCCGCCTTCGCCGTCCTGCTCCACCGCTGGTCGGGCCAGGAGGACGTCTGCGTCGGGACGCCCATCGCGAACCGGGGCCGCGCCGAGCTGGAGGGGCTGGTGGGGCTGCTCGTCAACACGCTCGCGCTGCGCGCCGACCTCTCCGGCGAGCCCAGCTTCCGCGAGGTGCTGCGCCGCGTCCGCGAGGCGGCGCTCGGGGCCTACGCGCACCAGGACGTGCCGTTCGAGATGGTGGTCGATGCGGTGCGGCCCGGTCGCAGCCTGGGCCACAGCCCGCTCTTCCAGGTCATGTTCGTGTTCCAGAGCGCGCGCGAGCGCGCCGGGGCCGCCGGTGGCCTCGACTGCTCCGCGCTCGACGTCCACACCGGGAGCGCCAAGTTCGACCTGACCCTCTTCGCCGTCGACGAACCCGACGGGCTGAAGGGGATGTTCGAGTACGACAGCGACCTGTTCGACGCCGCCACGGTGGCGCGGATGGCGGAGCACCTGCAGGTCCTCACCGCCGCGCTGGTGGCGGATCCCGACGCGCCGGTGGGGCGCGCCGCGCTCGTCCCCGAGGCGGAGCGGCGCCAGGTGGTCGAAGGGTGGAACGCCACGGCGGCGCCGTACCCGCGCGACGCCTGCGCCCAGGCGCTCGTCGAGCGGCACGCCGCCGCGGCCCCGGACGCGATCGCCGTGCGCGGCAGCGCCGCCACCCTCACCTACGGCGAGCTCGACCGCCGCGCCGACCAGCTCGCGCGCCGGCTGCAGCGCCAGGGCGTCGGGCCTGGGCAGCTCGTCGGCGTGTGCATGGAGCGCGCGCCGGAGCTCTTGGTGGCGCTGCTCGGGGTGTGGAAGGCGGGCGGCGCGTACGTCCCGCTCGACCCCGGATACCCGCGCGAGCGGCTCGCCTACATGCTCGAGGACGCCGCCGCGCCGGTCGTCCTCACCCAGGGCCGGCTCGCGGCGCGCGTCGCAGGCGCCGGGCGGACGGTGCTGTGCCTCGACGACGAGGCGGCGGCGCTCGCGGCCGAGCCCACCGGGCGGCCGGCCTGCGCGGCCGTCCCCGAGGATCCCGCGTACGTGATCTACACCTCGGGCTCGACCGGGCGGCCGAAGGGTGCGGTGATCCCGCACCGCGCGCTCGTCAACTACCTCGTCCACTGCCTGCGGTGCTACCCGCTCGAGGGCGGGGAGGGCGCGCCGGTGCAGTCGTCCATCTCGTTCGACCTGACGGTGACCAGCCTCTTCGGCCCGCTGGCGGCGGGCCGGACCGTGCACCTCGTGCCGGAGGCGGAGGGGATCGGGGCGCTCGCGGACGTGCTGGTCCAGGGGCGCGACCTCTCGCTCGTCAAGATCACCCCGGCCCACCTGGCGGTCCTCGCCGAGCAGGTGGGCGCGAACCGCGCCGCGGGCCGGACGCGCGCCTTCATCATCGGCGGCGAGAACCTCCTGCCGGAGCACGTCGCCTTCTGGCGCCGGCACGCCCCGGACACGGCGCTCGTCAACGAGTACGGGCCCACCGAGACGACGGTGGGGTGCGCCGTGTACTGGACTCCTTCGGCGGGCGAGCTCCCGCCTCGGCCCGTCCCCATCGGCAAGCCGATCCAGAACACGCGGCTGTACGTCCTCGACCGGCACCTCCAGCCGGCCCCCATCGGCGTGCCCGGCGAGCTGTTCATCGCCGGCGCCGGTGTGGGCCTCGGCTACTGGCGCCGGCCGGAGCTCACCGCCGAGCGGTTCCTCCCCGATCCTTTCCACCCGGGCGAGCGGATGTACCGGAGCGGCGACCGCGCGAGGTGGCTCCCGGACGGGAACCTGGAGTGTCTCGGGCGCCTGGACGACCAGGTGAAGCTGCGCGGGTTCCGCGTCGAGCTGGGCGACGTGGAGGCGGCGCTGGCGGAGCACGCCTCGGTGCGCAGCGCCGTGGCGGCGGTGAAGGAGGACGGCGCAGCGAGGCGGCTCGTCGCCTACGTCGTCCCGGCGCAGGGCGCCGAGCTCGACGAGGCCGCGCTGCGGGCGCACCTCGCGGCCCGCCTGCCGCCCTACATGATCCCGGCCGCGTTCGTGCGGCTCGCGGAGCTCCCGCTCAGCGCGAACGGCAAGGTGGACCGCACGGCGTTGCCCGCGCCGGCCGCCGCGCCGGCCCGGCGAGGCCGCGCGCCGGCGACGCCGGCGGAGGTGGCGCTGGCCCGCATCTGGGCCGAGGTGCTGAACGTCCCCGAGATCGGCGTCGACGACGACTTCTTCGCGCTGGGCGGCGACTCGATCCTGTCGATCCAGATCGTGGCGCGCGCCCGCGAGGCCGGGCTCCACCTCACCCCGCGGCAGGTCTTCGAGACGCCGACCGTGGCGGGACTGGCCGCGACAGCCGGCACGGCGGCGGTGCCCGCCGCGGAGCAGGGACCGGTGGTCGGGCCGATCGCCCTGGGCCCCATCCAGCGGTGGTTCCTGGAGCGCGAGCCGGACGAGCCGCACCACTTCAACCAGTCGCTGCTGTTCGAGTCCGCGGTGCCGCTGGCGCGCGCGCCGCTGGCCGCGGCGCTGCGGGACCTCGCCGAGCACCACGACGCCCTGCGGCTGCGCCTCGAGCGCACCGCCGACGGGTGGCGGCAGCGCTGCGCGCCGCCCGGCGAGGACGACGCGCCGCTGCGATGGGAGGACCTCTCGGCGCTCGCCGAGGCGGAAGTGCGCCCGGCGATCGAGCGGATCAGCGCCGAGGTGCAGCGCTCGCTGGACCTGGCGCGGGGCCCGATCGTCCGCGCCACCTACCTCGACCTCGGCCCGGCGCGGCCGGGCCGGTTGCTGCTCGTGGTGCACCACCTGGCCGTCGACGGCGTGTCGTGGCGGTTCCTGCTCGAGGACCTCGAGCGCGCCTACCAGGCGCGGGCGGCGGGCGAGGTGCCGCACCTTCCGCGGAAGACGAGCGCCTACCGCGACTGGACCGCGGCGCTGGGGCGCCTCGCAGCCTCGGGCGCCCTGGACGGCGAGCTCGCGTACTGGGAGGCGCTCCCCCCCGGTGCGCCGCTCCCGGTCGACCTCGGCGGCGGCACCGCCACCGAGGAGGACGCTGCCAGCGTGGAGGTCGAGCTCACCCCCGACGAGACCCGTGCGCTGCTGCAGGAGGCGCCCGCCGCGCTCGGCGCCGGCGTCGAGGAGCTGCTCCTCGCCGCGGTCGCGCACGCGCTCGCCGGCTGGACGGGCTCGCCGGTGGTCCGGCTCGACCTCGAGGGGCACGGTCGGGAGGAGCTGCCGGAGCCGCTCGACCCGTCCCGCACCGTGGGCTGGTTCACCGCGCTCTACCCGGTCGCCTTCGACCTGTCCGCGGCCGGCGACGTGCGCCAGGCGCTCGGCCTCGTCCAGGCGGCGCTGCGGCGGGTGCCAGGGCACGGGGTGGGGTTCGGCGTGCTGCGATACCTCGCGCCTGACCCGGCGGTCCGCGCCCGGCTCGCCGCTGCCGGTCCGGCGCAGGTCGCGGTCGACTACCTCGGGCAGGTCGACGGCGCGCTCACGGGCGGCCCGCTCCGTCCGGCCGCGGAGGACCGCGGACCGGAGCGGAGCCCGCGGACGCGGCGCCTGCACCTCGTCGAGGTGGACGCGGCGGTGAGCGGCGGCGCGCTGCGCGTGGCCTGGAGCTACGCGCCGAGCACGCACCGCGGGGAGACCATCGCCGCCGTCGCCGCGGCCTTCCTGCGCGCGCTCCGCGACCTCGCCGCCGCCGCGCGCGCGGCGCCGGGTCGCCCCGACGGCTCCGCCTTCGGGTGGAGCCCGGCGGAGGTGGACCGGATCCTGGGCGAGCTGGCCGAGGCGGAGGAGGGGTAG
- a CDS encoding non-ribosomal peptide synthetase has product MDRSQIEDLYPLTPMQAGMLFHGRLAPDAGLYVEQLSCLLEGDLDVGALGRAWAAALARHPVLRTGFAGDGLREPLQVVQRTVDLPLAVLDWSGLSPAEQEARLSTLAAEERRRGFDVATPPLMRLHLARTGPRAHRLVWTYHHVLLDGWSVPLLLKEVLAGYEAARRGAAPVLAPARPFRDYVAWLRQQDRAQAERFWRRALEGVEGPTPLAVERPPAPAPGAAQEQTLRLSPEATDRLQRLARGARVTLGTVMQGAWALLLGRYGGLEDVVFGATVSGRPPELPGVEEMLGLFINTLPVRVRLPPDAPVVRWLSALQAEQLEARQYAYAPLVDVQGWSAVPRGTPLFETLLVFQNYPEEGAGGAGTLTVADVRTADANPYPVTLVAGVDRVLVLRLLHDVDRLDGASASRLLSQLATLLEALAANPERPLGQVPLASEAERRLVLETWNATRMPAPWEGGAHRPFEAAVAARPQAVALDTGAERLSYAELDRRAARAALRLAELGVGAEALVALALDDGAAMVAALLAVLKAGGAWLPLDPAYPRERIELTLADSGARVLVAAPELTRSLAVSPGVRCVDPAALFSSGMELRPSREASPDQLAYAIYTSGSTGRPKGALLHHRGLCNVARAYAQVAGLGPEARVLQFFSFGFDASVLEIFATFAGQAELHVASRNERASIAGLRRLLADRAIAITTLPPAVLALLPSEGLPALRTVVSGGEACPVEVAARWAAGRQFLNAYGPTETSVAAAWHRVDPAAPPGTRVPIGRPIANVRAYVLDRQGQLQPPGVPGELCVGGAGVGRGYLNRPELTSERFVHDPFAPDPGVRMYRTGDVALWRPDGALDLVGRLDDQVKIRGFRVEPGEIEAALRRARGVRSAAVVACAAASGGLRLVAYVVPATGETIDPARLREALARTLPEHMIPSAFVALDALPLTPSGKVDRRALPAPDAGARARGEPPLEPRDLLEAELRQIWEEVLEVHPVGVRDRFFELGGHSLLAVRALALIEQRLGRGLSLAAFFSEPTIEELARVLRALAGGEPPSAVVPLQPRGDRRPLWFVHPSGGSVHWYARLARAMGKERPFLGLQAPDIEGEGPFDTTIEAMAARYLAAIRARQPSGPYLLGGWSMGVAVAFELAQRLRAAREEVACLALLDQGPRVPGDVPLDDAAYLVDTFGQHVPLVAEHLRRLDPGSQVAHVYAEARRIGWLLPEVTEAQFARFVRVLRAHTDAFRRYRPAPYPGRITVVRTAAARGTGGLGWEALAAGGVDVIEVPGDHLTMLDKPHVRALAAALALALEAAEGSSRHVR; this is encoded by the coding sequence ATGGATCGCAGCCAGATCGAGGACCTCTACCCGCTCACGCCGATGCAGGCGGGCATGCTGTTCCACGGGCGGCTCGCGCCCGACGCCGGGCTCTACGTCGAGCAGCTCTCCTGCCTGCTCGAGGGCGACCTCGACGTGGGCGCGCTGGGGCGAGCCTGGGCCGCTGCGCTGGCGCGCCACCCCGTCCTCCGCACCGGCTTCGCCGGCGACGGTCTGCGCGAGCCGCTCCAGGTGGTGCAGCGCACGGTGGACCTCCCGCTCGCGGTGCTGGACTGGAGCGGGCTCTCCCCGGCCGAGCAGGAGGCGCGGCTCTCGACGCTCGCCGCCGAGGAGCGGCGGCGCGGGTTCGACGTCGCGACGCCACCGCTCATGCGGCTGCACCTCGCCCGCACCGGGCCGCGCGCGCACCGGCTGGTCTGGACCTATCACCACGTGCTGCTCGACGGCTGGTCGGTGCCGCTCCTGCTCAAGGAGGTCCTCGCCGGCTACGAGGCCGCCCGGCGGGGCGCCGCGCCCGTGCTGGCGCCCGCCCGGCCCTTCCGCGACTACGTCGCCTGGCTACGCCAGCAGGATCGCGCGCAGGCCGAGCGCTTCTGGCGGCGCGCCCTCGAAGGCGTGGAGGGCCCGACGCCGCTGGCGGTCGAGCGGCCGCCGGCGCCTGCGCCCGGGGCGGCGCAGGAGCAGACGCTCCGGCTCTCGCCGGAGGCGACCGATCGCCTGCAGCGGCTCGCCCGTGGCGCGCGGGTGACGCTCGGGACCGTGATGCAAGGCGCGTGGGCGCTGCTCCTCGGGCGCTACGGCGGGCTGGAAGACGTGGTGTTCGGCGCGACCGTGTCGGGCCGGCCGCCCGAGCTGCCCGGCGTGGAGGAGATGCTCGGGCTCTTCATCAACACCCTGCCGGTGCGGGTGAGGCTCCCGCCCGACGCGCCGGTCGTCCGTTGGCTCTCGGCCCTCCAGGCGGAGCAGCTGGAGGCGCGCCAGTACGCCTACGCGCCGCTGGTCGACGTGCAGGGCTGGAGCGCCGTACCGCGCGGCACCCCGCTGTTCGAGACGCTGCTCGTCTTCCAGAACTACCCCGAGGAGGGCGCGGGCGGCGCGGGGACCCTGACCGTCGCCGACGTGCGGACGGCGGACGCGAACCCCTACCCGGTGACGCTGGTGGCCGGCGTCGACCGCGTGCTGGTGCTGCGGCTCCTGCACGACGTGGATCGCCTGGACGGCGCGTCGGCGTCCCGGCTCCTCTCCCAGCTCGCCACGCTGCTCGAGGCGCTCGCCGCGAACCCGGAGCGGCCGCTCGGGCAGGTCCCGCTCGCCTCCGAGGCGGAGCGACGGCTCGTGCTCGAGACCTGGAACGCCACCCGCATGCCCGCGCCGTGGGAGGGAGGGGCGCACCGCCCGTTCGAGGCCGCGGTCGCGGCGCGCCCGCAGGCTGTCGCGCTCGACACCGGCGCCGAGCGCCTGAGCTACGCCGAGCTCGACCGACGCGCGGCCCGCGCGGCCCTGCGCCTGGCCGAGCTGGGGGTGGGCGCCGAGGCGCTCGTCGCGCTCGCGCTCGACGACGGCGCCGCCATGGTGGCCGCGCTCCTGGCCGTGCTGAAGGCGGGCGGGGCCTGGCTGCCCCTCGACCCGGCCTACCCCCGCGAGCGGATCGAGCTCACGCTGGCCGACTCCGGCGCCCGCGTCCTCGTCGCGGCGCCCGAGCTGACGCGGTCGCTGGCGGTCTCGCCCGGCGTGCGCTGCGTCGATCCGGCCGCGCTGTTCTCCTCCGGCATGGAGCTCCGGCCGAGCCGCGAGGCTTCGCCCGACCAGCTCGCGTACGCCATCTACACCTCCGGCTCGACGGGCCGGCCCAAGGGGGCGCTCCTCCACCACCGCGGCCTCTGCAACGTGGCGCGCGCCTACGCCCAGGTGGCCGGCCTCGGTCCGGAGGCGCGGGTGCTGCAGTTCTTCTCCTTCGGGTTCGACGCCTCGGTGCTGGAAATCTTCGCGACCTTCGCGGGCCAGGCGGAGCTCCACGTCGCGTCGCGCAACGAGAGGGCGTCGATCGCCGGGCTGAGGCGGCTCCTCGCCGACCGCGCGATCGCGATCACCACGCTCCCGCCCGCGGTCTTGGCGCTGCTGCCCTCCGAGGGGTTGCCCGCGCTGCGCACCGTCGTCTCCGGCGGCGAGGCGTGCCCGGTCGAGGTGGCGGCCCGCTGGGCGGCCGGGCGGCAATTCCTCAACGCCTATGGACCTACCGAGACCTCCGTCGCCGCCGCCTGGCACCGCGTCGATCCCGCTGCGCCGCCCGGCACGCGCGTCCCGATCGGTAGGCCGATCGCGAACGTCCGCGCCTACGTGCTCGACCGGCAGGGGCAGCTCCAGCCGCCGGGCGTGCCGGGCGAGCTGTGCGTCGGCGGCGCCGGCGTCGGGCGCGGTTACCTGAACCGCCCCGAGCTCACCTCCGAGCGGTTCGTCCACGATCCGTTCGCGCCCGACCCGGGCGTCCGCATGTACCGCACCGGCGACGTCGCGCTGTGGCGGCCGGACGGGGCGCTCGACCTGGTCGGGCGGCTCGACGACCAGGTCAAGATCCGCGGCTTCCGCGTCGAGCCGGGCGAGATCGAGGCCGCGCTGCGCCGCGCGCGGGGCGTGCGGAGCGCGGCGGTGGTGGCGTGCGCCGCCGCGTCGGGCGGCCTCCGGCTGGTCGCGTACGTCGTCCCCGCGACCGGCGAGACGATCGACCCGGCGCGGCTGCGCGAGGCGCTGGCGCGGACCTTGCCCGAGCACATGATCCCCTCCGCCTTCGTCGCGCTCGACGCGCTGCCCCTCACGCCGAGCGGAAAGGTCGATCGGCGGGCGCTGCCCGCGCCGGACGCCGGGGCGCGGGCCCGCGGCGAGCCGCCGCTCGAGCCCCGCGACCTCCTCGAGGCCGAGCTGCGCCAGATCTGGGAGGAGGTGCTGGAGGTCCACCCGGTCGGCGTGCGCGACCGCTTCTTCGAGCTGGGGGGCCACTCGCTGCTCGCGGTGCGCGCGCTGGCGCTCATCGAGCAGCGGCTCGGGCGTGGCCTGTCGCTGGCCGCGTTCTTCTCCGAGCCCACCATCGAGGAGCTGGCGCGCGTGCTCCGCGCGCTGGCGGGCGGGGAGCCCCCGTCGGCGGTGGTGCCGCTCCAGCCGAGAGGAGACCGGCGGCCGCTCTGGTTCGTGCACCCGTCGGGCGGGAGCGTCCACTGGTACGCGCGCCTGGCGCGCGCCATGGGGAAGGAGCGGCCGTTCCTGGGGCTGCAGGCGCCCGACATCGAGGGTGAAGGTCCGTTCGACACCACCATCGAGGCGATGGCGGCCCGGTACCTGGCGGCGATCCGCGCGCGCCAGCCGTCGGGGCCGTATCTCCTCGGCGGCTGGTCGATGGGCGTGGCGGTCGCCTTCGAGCTGGCGCAACGGCTGCGCGCCGCGCGCGAGGAGGTGGCTTGCCTCGCGCTGCTCGACCAGGGGCCGCGCGTCCCGGGCGACGTCCCGCTCGACGACGCCGCCTACCTCGTCGACACCTTCGGGCAGCACGTGCCGCTGGTGGCGGAGCACCTCCGGCGGCTCGACCCGGGGTCCCAGGTCGCCCACGTGTACGCCGAGGCGCGACGGATCGGCTGGTTGTTGCCCGAGGTGACGGAGGCGCAGTTCGCCCGCTTCGTGCGCGTGCTGCGGGCCCACACCGACGCGTTCCGCCGCTACCGACCTGCCCCCTACCCGGGACGGATCACCGTCGTGCGCACCGCGGCTGCGCGCGGAACCGGCGGCCTCGGCTGGGAGGCGCTCGCCGCCGGCGGCGTCGACGTCATCGAGGTCCCCGGCGACCACCTGACCATGCTCGACAAACCGCACGTCCGCGCCCTCGCCGCGGCGCTCGCGCTCGCCCTCGAGGCGGCGGAAGGGAGCTCTCGCCATGTCCGCTGA